The proteins below are encoded in one region of Pseudomonas entomophila L48:
- a CDS encoding DUF2934 domain-containing protein, with protein MMSVDEKRIREFAYQIWESEGKPAGQEDRHWDMARKLAEAESLAPKAAPRKKVAAKPKVVPAEKPAAVKKPRAVKKPTAG; from the coding sequence GTGATGAGTGTCGATGAAAAACGTATTCGCGAATTCGCCTATCAGATCTGGGAGTCGGAGGGTAAGCCGGCCGGCCAGGAGGACCGCCATTGGGACATGGCGCGCAAGCTCGCCGAGGCCGAGTCGTTGGCGCCTAAAGCCGCGCCGCGCAAGAAGGTGGCCGCCAAACCGAAGGTAGTGCCGGCGGAGAAACCCGCTGCCGTCAAGAAGCCTCGGGCAGTGAAGAAGCCAACGGCGGGCTGA